The following proteins are encoded in a genomic region of Oncorhynchus kisutch isolate 150728-3 linkage group LG18, Okis_V2, whole genome shotgun sequence:
- the LOC109908918 gene encoding echinoderm microtubule-associated protein-like 2 isoform X2, producing the protein MSERIASSCGNLYDTTSLLLQYCKDDNVSAGSTMEVDDRLSHLEQRVQLQEDELQLLKAELADALRRLGYCEELTQPGAGAGGRRPTVAPPTKMRQLLQALPSKPLTLSNGYVQQKRMGGYPSSPSSPKKEVSLSIKRKSMSTERLSTARREMVSDSRSRTTSSSSSACGRSSKECAVNAEDGYVRMFLRGRPVTMHMPDQKRDSYSLEHKGALPEHKLKLQWVYGYRGRDCRSNLYLLPTGEIVYFNASVVVLYNVEEQQQRHYLGHNDDVKCLGIHPDMVTIATGQVAGTSKDGKLLPPHVRVWDSVSLNTLHVIGMGVFDRAVTCVAFSKSNGGAHLCAVDDANDHILSVWNWQKEKQLADVKCSNDSVLAAAFHPMDANLIVTCGKSHLNLWTMDGNTLTKRQGLFEKNEKPKYVLCVAFAENGDTITGDSSGNIFVWAKGGNRISQVVARAHEGGIFSLCVLKDGTLVSGGGKDRRMVLWDHDYNKQSEMEVPEAFGPVRAVTEGKQGELLVGTTKNTVLTGSFPETLNPIVQLFLHTQYPFSIISPLSPPLLISQGHTDELWGLDIHPSMEQFVTCGQDKQVHLWDTNSHQPLWSKTIEDPGRCAGFHPSGAVLAVGTMTGRWLVLDADTRDLVFMHTDGNEIISNIKYSPDGNFLAVGSHDNFVYIYAVMENGKKYSRVGKCTGHSSFVTHLDWSVDSQYIVTNSGDYEILFWEASSGKHVTSMDLVRNVEWATSTCVLGFSVFGVWPDGADGTDINAVCRSHDSSLLASADDFGKVHLFSNPCSQPRAPSHTYGGHSSHVTNVAFLHDDSHLISTGGKDTSILQWVVA; encoded by the exons aTGACAACGTGTCGGCGGGCAGCACCATGGAGGTGGACGACCGCCTGTCTCATCTGGAGCAGCGTGTCCAGTTGCAGGAGGATGAGCTCCAGCTGCTGAAGGCTGAACTGGCCGACGCGCTGCGCAGACTGGGCTACTGTGAGGAGCTGACCCAGCCTGGGGCCGGAGCTGGGGGGAGGAGGCCTACCGTGGCCCCACCCACCAAGA TGCGCCAACTCCTGCAAGCCTTACCATCCAAGCCTCTCACTCTCAGCAATGGTTATGTCCAGCAGAAACGTATGGGGGGatacccttcctccccctcttctcccaaaAAGGAAGTGTCGCTGTCAATCAAAAG AAAGAGCATGTCGACAGAGCGTCTCTCCACAGCCAGGAGGGAGATGGTGTCTGACAGCAGAAGCAGAACCACCTCGTCCAGCAGCTCCGCATGTGGCAGGAGCAG CAAAGAATGCGCTGTCAATGCAG AGGATGGCTATGTGAGGATGTTCCTGAGGGGTCGGCCAGTCACCATGCACATGCCTGACCAGAAGAGGGACAGCTACAGCCTGGAACACAAGGGGGCGCTGCCTGAGCACAAGCTCAAACTGCAGTGGGT GTATGGGTACAGGGGCAGAGACTGCCGTTCCAACCTCTACCTGCTCCCCACAGGGGAGATAGTCTACTTCAATGCCTCCGTGGTGGTGCTCTACAATGTGGAGGAACAGCAGCAGAGACATTACCTGGGCCACAACGACGATGTCAAATG CTTAGGCATCCATCCAGACATGGTCACCATAGCCACTGGACAAGTCGCCGGAACCTCCAAAGATGGCAAG ctgttgCCTCCTCATGTGCGTGTGTGGGATTCGGTCAGTCTCAATACCCTGCATGTCATTGGGATGGGCGTCTTTGACCGGGCGGTCACCTGTGTGGCCTTCTCCAAGTCG AATGGTGGTGCTCATCTCTGTGCCGTCGATGACGCCAATGACCACATCCTGTCTGTGTGGAACTGGCAGAAGGAGAAGCAGCTGGCGGATGTGAAG TGCTCCAATGACTCAGTGCTGGCCGCAGCCTTCCACCCCATGGACGCCAACCTGATCGTCACCTGTGGGAAGTCCCACTTGAACCTCTGGACCATGGACGGGAACACTCTCACCAAGCGCCAGGGGCTGTTTGAG AAAAACGAGAAGCCCAAGTACGTGCTGTGTGTGGCCTTTGCTGAGAACGGAGACACCATCACAGGAGACTCCAGTGGGAACATCTTCGTCTGGGCCAAAG GTGGGAACCGGATCAGCCAGGTGGTGGCGAGAGCCCATGAGGGCGGGATCTTTTCCTTGTGTGTGCTGAAGGACGGTACACTGGTGTCCGGTGGAGGGAAGGACCGCAGGATGGTGCTCTGGGACCACGACTATAACAAGCAGAGTGAgatggag gtgcctGAGGCGTTTGGGCCAGTGAGAGCCGTGACTGAGGGGAAGCAGGGGGAGCTGTTAGTGGGGACCACCAAGAACACCGTCCTTACAGGCTCTTTCCCTGAAACACTCAACCCTATAGTACAG CTTTTTCTGCACACGCAATACCCTTTCTCTATCATCTCAcctctctcgcctcctctctTAATCTCTCAGGGTCACACAGATGAGCTGTGGGGTCTGGACATCCATCCTTCCATGGAGCAGTTTGTGACTTGTGGCCAGGACAAGCAGGTCCACCTATGGGACACCAACTCCCATCAGCCTCTCTGGAGCAAGACCATCGAG GACCCAGGGCGTTGTGCAGGGTTCCACCCCAGTGGAGCTGTGCTGGCAGTGGGGACCATGACAGGAAG gtgGTTGGTGCTGGACGCTGACACCCGAGACCTGGTGTTCATGCACACTGATGGCAACGAGATAATCTCTAATATCAAGTACTCCCCAG ACGGCAACTTCCTAGCCGTAGGTTCCCATGACAACTTTGTTTACATCTATGCCGTGATGGAGAATGGCAAGAAGTACAGCCGCGTGGGGAAATGCACT ggTCACTCCAGTTTTGTCACCCATCTGGATTGGTCCGTCGACAGCCAATACATCGTAACCAACTCAGGAGACTACGAGATCCTATTCT GGGAAGCTTCAAGCGGAAAACATGTGACGAGCATGGACCTAGTTCGTAATGTGGAGTGGGCAACCTCCACTTGTGTTCTAGGCTTCAGTGTCTTTG GCGTTTGGCCTGACGGTGCTGACGGCACGGACATCAACGCCGTGTGCAGGTCACATGACTCCTCCCTGCTGGCCTCTGCTGACGACTTTGGCAAAGTGCACTTGTTCTCCAACCCCTGCTCCCAGCCAAGG GCCCCAAGCCATACCTATGGTGGCCACAGCAGCCATGTGACCAACGTTGCCTTTCTCCACGACGACAGTCACCTGATCTCCACCGGAGGGAAGGACACCAGCATCCTCCAGTGGGTGGTCGCCTAG
- the LOC109908918 gene encoding echinoderm microtubule-associated protein-like 2 isoform X7: MKRSPSKECAVNAEDGYVRMFLRGRPVTMHMPDQKRDSYSLEHKGALPEHKLKLQWVYGYRGRDCRSNLYLLPTGEIVYFNASVVVLYNVEEQQQRHYLGHNDDVKCLGIHPDMVTIATGQVAGTSKDGKLLEGKLLPPHVRVWDSVSLNTLHVIGMGVFDRAVTCVAFSKSNGGAHLCAVDDANDHILSVWNWQKEKQLADVKCSNDSVLAAAFHPMDANLIVTCGKSHLNLWTMDGNTLTKRQGLFEKNEKPKYVLCVAFAENGDTITGDSSGNIFVWAKGGNRISQVVARAHEGGIFSLCVLKDGTLVSGGGKDRRMVLWDHDYNKQSEMEVPEAFGPVRAVTEGKQGELLVGTTKNTVLTGSFPETLNPIVQLFLHTQYPFSIISPLSPPLLISQGHTDELWGLDIHPSMEQFVTCGQDKQVHLWDTNSHQPLWSKTIEDPGRCAGFHPSGAVLAVGTMTGRWLVLDADTRDLVFMHTDGNEIISNIKYSPDGNFLAVGSHDNFVYIYAVMENGKKYSRVGKCTGHSSFVTHLDWSVDSQYIVTNSGDYEILFWEASSGKHVTSMDLVRNVEWATSTCVLGFSVFGVWPDGADGTDINAVCRSHDSSLLASADDFGKVHLFSNPCSQPRAPSHTYGGHSSHVTNVAFLHDDSHLISTGGKDTSILQWVVA; encoded by the exons ATGAAGAGATCACCCAG CAAAGAATGCGCTGTCAATGCAG AGGATGGCTATGTGAGGATGTTCCTGAGGGGTCGGCCAGTCACCATGCACATGCCTGACCAGAAGAGGGACAGCTACAGCCTGGAACACAAGGGGGCGCTGCCTGAGCACAAGCTCAAACTGCAGTGGGT GTATGGGTACAGGGGCAGAGACTGCCGTTCCAACCTCTACCTGCTCCCCACAGGGGAGATAGTCTACTTCAATGCCTCCGTGGTGGTGCTCTACAATGTGGAGGAACAGCAGCAGAGACATTACCTGGGCCACAACGACGATGTCAAATG CTTAGGCATCCATCCAGACATGGTCACCATAGCCACTGGACAAGTCGCCGGAACCTCCAAAGATGGCAAG CTGTTAGAGGGCAAG ctgttgCCTCCTCATGTGCGTGTGTGGGATTCGGTCAGTCTCAATACCCTGCATGTCATTGGGATGGGCGTCTTTGACCGGGCGGTCACCTGTGTGGCCTTCTCCAAGTCG AATGGTGGTGCTCATCTCTGTGCCGTCGATGACGCCAATGACCACATCCTGTCTGTGTGGAACTGGCAGAAGGAGAAGCAGCTGGCGGATGTGAAG TGCTCCAATGACTCAGTGCTGGCCGCAGCCTTCCACCCCATGGACGCCAACCTGATCGTCACCTGTGGGAAGTCCCACTTGAACCTCTGGACCATGGACGGGAACACTCTCACCAAGCGCCAGGGGCTGTTTGAG AAAAACGAGAAGCCCAAGTACGTGCTGTGTGTGGCCTTTGCTGAGAACGGAGACACCATCACAGGAGACTCCAGTGGGAACATCTTCGTCTGGGCCAAAG GTGGGAACCGGATCAGCCAGGTGGTGGCGAGAGCCCATGAGGGCGGGATCTTTTCCTTGTGTGTGCTGAAGGACGGTACACTGGTGTCCGGTGGAGGGAAGGACCGCAGGATGGTGCTCTGGGACCACGACTATAACAAGCAGAGTGAgatggag gtgcctGAGGCGTTTGGGCCAGTGAGAGCCGTGACTGAGGGGAAGCAGGGGGAGCTGTTAGTGGGGACCACCAAGAACACCGTCCTTACAGGCTCTTTCCCTGAAACACTCAACCCTATAGTACAG CTTTTTCTGCACACGCAATACCCTTTCTCTATCATCTCAcctctctcgcctcctctctTAATCTCTCAGGGTCACACAGATGAGCTGTGGGGTCTGGACATCCATCCTTCCATGGAGCAGTTTGTGACTTGTGGCCAGGACAAGCAGGTCCACCTATGGGACACCAACTCCCATCAGCCTCTCTGGAGCAAGACCATCGAG GACCCAGGGCGTTGTGCAGGGTTCCACCCCAGTGGAGCTGTGCTGGCAGTGGGGACCATGACAGGAAG gtgGTTGGTGCTGGACGCTGACACCCGAGACCTGGTGTTCATGCACACTGATGGCAACGAGATAATCTCTAATATCAAGTACTCCCCAG ACGGCAACTTCCTAGCCGTAGGTTCCCATGACAACTTTGTTTACATCTATGCCGTGATGGAGAATGGCAAGAAGTACAGCCGCGTGGGGAAATGCACT ggTCACTCCAGTTTTGTCACCCATCTGGATTGGTCCGTCGACAGCCAATACATCGTAACCAACTCAGGAGACTACGAGATCCTATTCT GGGAAGCTTCAAGCGGAAAACATGTGACGAGCATGGACCTAGTTCGTAATGTGGAGTGGGCAACCTCCACTTGTGTTCTAGGCTTCAGTGTCTTTG GCGTTTGGCCTGACGGTGCTGACGGCACGGACATCAACGCCGTGTGCAGGTCACATGACTCCTCCCTGCTGGCCTCTGCTGACGACTTTGGCAAAGTGCACTTGTTCTCCAACCCCTGCTCCCAGCCAAGG GCCCCAAGCCATACCTATGGTGGCCACAGCAGCCATGTGACCAACGTTGCCTTTCTCCACGACGACAGTCACCTGATCTCCACCGGAGGGAAGGACACCAGCATCCTCCAGTGGGTGGTCGCCTAG
- the LOC109908918 gene encoding echinoderm microtubule-associated protein-like 2 isoform X5, with amino-acid sequence MSERIASSCGNLYDTTSLLLQYCKDDNVSAGSTMEVDDRLSHLEQRVQLQEDELQLLKAELADALRRLGYCEELTQPGAGAGGRRPTVAPPTKMRQLLQALPSKPLTLSNGYVQQKRMGGYPSSPSSPKKEVSLSIKRKSMSTERLSTARREMVSDSRSRTTSSSSSACGRSSKECAVNAEDGYVRMFLRGRPVTMHMPDQKRDSYSLEHKGALPEHKLKLQWVYGYRGRDCRSNLYLLPTGEIVYFNASVVVLYNVEEQQQRHYLGHNDDVKCLGIHPDMVTIATGQVAGTSKDGKLLPPHVRVWDSVSLNTLHVIGMGVFDRAVTCVAFSKSNGGAHLCAVDDANDHILSVWNWQKEKQLADVKCSNDSVLAAAFHPMDANLIVTCGKSHLNLWTMDGNTLTKRQGLFEKNEKPKYVLCVAFAENGDTITGDSSGNIFVWAKGGNRISQVVARAHEGGIFSLCVLKDGTLVSGGGKDRRMVLWDHDYNKQSEMEVPEAFGPVRAVTEGKQGELLVGTTKNTVLTGSFPETLNPIVQGHTDELWGLDIHPSMEQFVTCGQDKQVHLWDTNSHQPLWSKTIEDPGRCAGFHPSGAVLAVGTMTGRWLVLDADTRDLVFMHTDGNEIISNIKYSPDGNFLAVGSHDNFVYIYAVMENGKKYSRVGKCTGHSSFVTHLDWSVDSQYIVTNSGDYEILFWEASSGKHVTSMDLVRNVEWATSTCVLGFSVFGVWPDGADGTDINAVCRSHDSSLLASADDFGKVHLFSNPCSQPRAPSHTYGGHSSHVTNVAFLHDDSHLISTGGKDTSILQWVVA; translated from the exons aTGACAACGTGTCGGCGGGCAGCACCATGGAGGTGGACGACCGCCTGTCTCATCTGGAGCAGCGTGTCCAGTTGCAGGAGGATGAGCTCCAGCTGCTGAAGGCTGAACTGGCCGACGCGCTGCGCAGACTGGGCTACTGTGAGGAGCTGACCCAGCCTGGGGCCGGAGCTGGGGGGAGGAGGCCTACCGTGGCCCCACCCACCAAGA TGCGCCAACTCCTGCAAGCCTTACCATCCAAGCCTCTCACTCTCAGCAATGGTTATGTCCAGCAGAAACGTATGGGGGGatacccttcctccccctcttctcccaaaAAGGAAGTGTCGCTGTCAATCAAAAG AAAGAGCATGTCGACAGAGCGTCTCTCCACAGCCAGGAGGGAGATGGTGTCTGACAGCAGAAGCAGAACCACCTCGTCCAGCAGCTCCGCATGTGGCAGGAGCAG CAAAGAATGCGCTGTCAATGCAG AGGATGGCTATGTGAGGATGTTCCTGAGGGGTCGGCCAGTCACCATGCACATGCCTGACCAGAAGAGGGACAGCTACAGCCTGGAACACAAGGGGGCGCTGCCTGAGCACAAGCTCAAACTGCAGTGGGT GTATGGGTACAGGGGCAGAGACTGCCGTTCCAACCTCTACCTGCTCCCCACAGGGGAGATAGTCTACTTCAATGCCTCCGTGGTGGTGCTCTACAATGTGGAGGAACAGCAGCAGAGACATTACCTGGGCCACAACGACGATGTCAAATG CTTAGGCATCCATCCAGACATGGTCACCATAGCCACTGGACAAGTCGCCGGAACCTCCAAAGATGGCAAG ctgttgCCTCCTCATGTGCGTGTGTGGGATTCGGTCAGTCTCAATACCCTGCATGTCATTGGGATGGGCGTCTTTGACCGGGCGGTCACCTGTGTGGCCTTCTCCAAGTCG AATGGTGGTGCTCATCTCTGTGCCGTCGATGACGCCAATGACCACATCCTGTCTGTGTGGAACTGGCAGAAGGAGAAGCAGCTGGCGGATGTGAAG TGCTCCAATGACTCAGTGCTGGCCGCAGCCTTCCACCCCATGGACGCCAACCTGATCGTCACCTGTGGGAAGTCCCACTTGAACCTCTGGACCATGGACGGGAACACTCTCACCAAGCGCCAGGGGCTGTTTGAG AAAAACGAGAAGCCCAAGTACGTGCTGTGTGTGGCCTTTGCTGAGAACGGAGACACCATCACAGGAGACTCCAGTGGGAACATCTTCGTCTGGGCCAAAG GTGGGAACCGGATCAGCCAGGTGGTGGCGAGAGCCCATGAGGGCGGGATCTTTTCCTTGTGTGTGCTGAAGGACGGTACACTGGTGTCCGGTGGAGGGAAGGACCGCAGGATGGTGCTCTGGGACCACGACTATAACAAGCAGAGTGAgatggag gtgcctGAGGCGTTTGGGCCAGTGAGAGCCGTGACTGAGGGGAAGCAGGGGGAGCTGTTAGTGGGGACCACCAAGAACACCGTCCTTACAGGCTCTTTCCCTGAAACACTCAACCCTATAGTACAG GGTCACACAGATGAGCTGTGGGGTCTGGACATCCATCCTTCCATGGAGCAGTTTGTGACTTGTGGCCAGGACAAGCAGGTCCACCTATGGGACACCAACTCCCATCAGCCTCTCTGGAGCAAGACCATCGAG GACCCAGGGCGTTGTGCAGGGTTCCACCCCAGTGGAGCTGTGCTGGCAGTGGGGACCATGACAGGAAG gtgGTTGGTGCTGGACGCTGACACCCGAGACCTGGTGTTCATGCACACTGATGGCAACGAGATAATCTCTAATATCAAGTACTCCCCAG ACGGCAACTTCCTAGCCGTAGGTTCCCATGACAACTTTGTTTACATCTATGCCGTGATGGAGAATGGCAAGAAGTACAGCCGCGTGGGGAAATGCACT ggTCACTCCAGTTTTGTCACCCATCTGGATTGGTCCGTCGACAGCCAATACATCGTAACCAACTCAGGAGACTACGAGATCCTATTCT GGGAAGCTTCAAGCGGAAAACATGTGACGAGCATGGACCTAGTTCGTAATGTGGAGTGGGCAACCTCCACTTGTGTTCTAGGCTTCAGTGTCTTTG GCGTTTGGCCTGACGGTGCTGACGGCACGGACATCAACGCCGTGTGCAGGTCACATGACTCCTCCCTGCTGGCCTCTGCTGACGACTTTGGCAAAGTGCACTTGTTCTCCAACCCCTGCTCCCAGCCAAGG GCCCCAAGCCATACCTATGGTGGCCACAGCAGCCATGTGACCAACGTTGCCTTTCTCCACGACGACAGTCACCTGATCTCCACCGGAGGGAAGGACACCAGCATCCTCCAGTGGGTGGTCGCCTAG
- the LOC109908918 gene encoding echinoderm microtubule-associated protein-like 1 isoform X9, with product MKRSPSKECAVNAEDGYVRMFLRGRPVTMHMPDQKRDSYSLEHKGALPEHKLKLQWVYGYRGRDCRSNLYLLPTGEIVYFNASVVVLYNVEEQQQRHYLGHNDDVKCLGIHPDMVTIATGQVAGTSKDGKLLPPHVRVWDSVSLNTLHVIGMGVFDRAVTCVAFSKSNGGAHLCAVDDANDHILSVWNWQKEKQLADVKCSNDSVLAAAFHPMDANLIVTCGKSHLNLWTMDGNTLTKRQGLFEKNEKPKYVLCVAFAENGDTITGDSSGNIFVWAKGGNRISQVVARAHEGGIFSLCVLKDGTLVSGGGKDRRMVLWDHDYNKQSEMEVPEAFGPVRAVTEGKQGELLVGTTKNTVLTGSFPETLNPIVQGHTDELWGLDIHPSMEQFVTCGQDKQVHLWDTNSHQPLWSKTIEDPGRCAGFHPSGAVLAVGTMTGRWLVLDADTRDLVFMHTDGNEIISNIKYSPDGNFLAVGSHDNFVYIYAVMENGKKYSRVGKCTGHSSFVTHLDWSVDSQYIVTNSGDYEILFWEASSGKHVTSMDLVRNVEWATSTCVLGFSVFGVWPDGADGTDINAVCRSHDSSLLASADDFGKVHLFSNPCSQPRAPSHTYGGHSSHVTNVAFLHDDSHLISTGGKDTSILQWVVA from the exons ATGAAGAGATCACCCAG CAAAGAATGCGCTGTCAATGCAG AGGATGGCTATGTGAGGATGTTCCTGAGGGGTCGGCCAGTCACCATGCACATGCCTGACCAGAAGAGGGACAGCTACAGCCTGGAACACAAGGGGGCGCTGCCTGAGCACAAGCTCAAACTGCAGTGGGT GTATGGGTACAGGGGCAGAGACTGCCGTTCCAACCTCTACCTGCTCCCCACAGGGGAGATAGTCTACTTCAATGCCTCCGTGGTGGTGCTCTACAATGTGGAGGAACAGCAGCAGAGACATTACCTGGGCCACAACGACGATGTCAAATG CTTAGGCATCCATCCAGACATGGTCACCATAGCCACTGGACAAGTCGCCGGAACCTCCAAAGATGGCAAG ctgttgCCTCCTCATGTGCGTGTGTGGGATTCGGTCAGTCTCAATACCCTGCATGTCATTGGGATGGGCGTCTTTGACCGGGCGGTCACCTGTGTGGCCTTCTCCAAGTCG AATGGTGGTGCTCATCTCTGTGCCGTCGATGACGCCAATGACCACATCCTGTCTGTGTGGAACTGGCAGAAGGAGAAGCAGCTGGCGGATGTGAAG TGCTCCAATGACTCAGTGCTGGCCGCAGCCTTCCACCCCATGGACGCCAACCTGATCGTCACCTGTGGGAAGTCCCACTTGAACCTCTGGACCATGGACGGGAACACTCTCACCAAGCGCCAGGGGCTGTTTGAG AAAAACGAGAAGCCCAAGTACGTGCTGTGTGTGGCCTTTGCTGAGAACGGAGACACCATCACAGGAGACTCCAGTGGGAACATCTTCGTCTGGGCCAAAG GTGGGAACCGGATCAGCCAGGTGGTGGCGAGAGCCCATGAGGGCGGGATCTTTTCCTTGTGTGTGCTGAAGGACGGTACACTGGTGTCCGGTGGAGGGAAGGACCGCAGGATGGTGCTCTGGGACCACGACTATAACAAGCAGAGTGAgatggag gtgcctGAGGCGTTTGGGCCAGTGAGAGCCGTGACTGAGGGGAAGCAGGGGGAGCTGTTAGTGGGGACCACCAAGAACACCGTCCTTACAGGCTCTTTCCCTGAAACACTCAACCCTATAGTACAG GGTCACACAGATGAGCTGTGGGGTCTGGACATCCATCCTTCCATGGAGCAGTTTGTGACTTGTGGCCAGGACAAGCAGGTCCACCTATGGGACACCAACTCCCATCAGCCTCTCTGGAGCAAGACCATCGAG GACCCAGGGCGTTGTGCAGGGTTCCACCCCAGTGGAGCTGTGCTGGCAGTGGGGACCATGACAGGAAG gtgGTTGGTGCTGGACGCTGACACCCGAGACCTGGTGTTCATGCACACTGATGGCAACGAGATAATCTCTAATATCAAGTACTCCCCAG ACGGCAACTTCCTAGCCGTAGGTTCCCATGACAACTTTGTTTACATCTATGCCGTGATGGAGAATGGCAAGAAGTACAGCCGCGTGGGGAAATGCACT ggTCACTCCAGTTTTGTCACCCATCTGGATTGGTCCGTCGACAGCCAATACATCGTAACCAACTCAGGAGACTACGAGATCCTATTCT GGGAAGCTTCAAGCGGAAAACATGTGACGAGCATGGACCTAGTTCGTAATGTGGAGTGGGCAACCTCCACTTGTGTTCTAGGCTTCAGTGTCTTTG GCGTTTGGCCTGACGGTGCTGACGGCACGGACATCAACGCCGTGTGCAGGTCACATGACTCCTCCCTGCTGGCCTCTGCTGACGACTTTGGCAAAGTGCACTTGTTCTCCAACCCCTGCTCCCAGCCAAGG GCCCCAAGCCATACCTATGGTGGCCACAGCAGCCATGTGACCAACGTTGCCTTTCTCCACGACGACAGTCACCTGATCTCCACCGGAGGGAAGGACACCAGCATCCTCCAGTGGGTGGTCGCCTAG
- the LOC109908918 gene encoding echinoderm microtubule-associated protein-like 2 isoform X8: MKRSPSKECAVNAEDGYVRMFLRGRPVTMHMPDQKRDSYSLEHKGALPEHKLKLQWVYGYRGRDCRSNLYLLPTGEIVYFNASVVVLYNVEEQQQRHYLGHNDDVKCLGIHPDMVTIATGQVAGTSKDGKLLPPHVRVWDSVSLNTLHVIGMGVFDRAVTCVAFSKSNGGAHLCAVDDANDHILSVWNWQKEKQLADVKCSNDSVLAAAFHPMDANLIVTCGKSHLNLWTMDGNTLTKRQGLFEKNEKPKYVLCVAFAENGDTITGDSSGNIFVWAKGGNRISQVVARAHEGGIFSLCVLKDGTLVSGGGKDRRMVLWDHDYNKQSEMEVPEAFGPVRAVTEGKQGELLVGTTKNTVLTGSFPETLNPIVQLFLHTQYPFSIISPLSPPLLISQGHTDELWGLDIHPSMEQFVTCGQDKQVHLWDTNSHQPLWSKTIEDPGRCAGFHPSGAVLAVGTMTGRWLVLDADTRDLVFMHTDGNEIISNIKYSPDGNFLAVGSHDNFVYIYAVMENGKKYSRVGKCTGHSSFVTHLDWSVDSQYIVTNSGDYEILFWEASSGKHVTSMDLVRNVEWATSTCVLGFSVFGVWPDGADGTDINAVCRSHDSSLLASADDFGKVHLFSNPCSQPRAPSHTYGGHSSHVTNVAFLHDDSHLISTGGKDTSILQWVVA; encoded by the exons ATGAAGAGATCACCCAG CAAAGAATGCGCTGTCAATGCAG AGGATGGCTATGTGAGGATGTTCCTGAGGGGTCGGCCAGTCACCATGCACATGCCTGACCAGAAGAGGGACAGCTACAGCCTGGAACACAAGGGGGCGCTGCCTGAGCACAAGCTCAAACTGCAGTGGGT GTATGGGTACAGGGGCAGAGACTGCCGTTCCAACCTCTACCTGCTCCCCACAGGGGAGATAGTCTACTTCAATGCCTCCGTGGTGGTGCTCTACAATGTGGAGGAACAGCAGCAGAGACATTACCTGGGCCACAACGACGATGTCAAATG CTTAGGCATCCATCCAGACATGGTCACCATAGCCACTGGACAAGTCGCCGGAACCTCCAAAGATGGCAAG ctgttgCCTCCTCATGTGCGTGTGTGGGATTCGGTCAGTCTCAATACCCTGCATGTCATTGGGATGGGCGTCTTTGACCGGGCGGTCACCTGTGTGGCCTTCTCCAAGTCG AATGGTGGTGCTCATCTCTGTGCCGTCGATGACGCCAATGACCACATCCTGTCTGTGTGGAACTGGCAGAAGGAGAAGCAGCTGGCGGATGTGAAG TGCTCCAATGACTCAGTGCTGGCCGCAGCCTTCCACCCCATGGACGCCAACCTGATCGTCACCTGTGGGAAGTCCCACTTGAACCTCTGGACCATGGACGGGAACACTCTCACCAAGCGCCAGGGGCTGTTTGAG AAAAACGAGAAGCCCAAGTACGTGCTGTGTGTGGCCTTTGCTGAGAACGGAGACACCATCACAGGAGACTCCAGTGGGAACATCTTCGTCTGGGCCAAAG GTGGGAACCGGATCAGCCAGGTGGTGGCGAGAGCCCATGAGGGCGGGATCTTTTCCTTGTGTGTGCTGAAGGACGGTACACTGGTGTCCGGTGGAGGGAAGGACCGCAGGATGGTGCTCTGGGACCACGACTATAACAAGCAGAGTGAgatggag gtgcctGAGGCGTTTGGGCCAGTGAGAGCCGTGACTGAGGGGAAGCAGGGGGAGCTGTTAGTGGGGACCACCAAGAACACCGTCCTTACAGGCTCTTTCCCTGAAACACTCAACCCTATAGTACAG CTTTTTCTGCACACGCAATACCCTTTCTCTATCATCTCAcctctctcgcctcctctctTAATCTCTCAGGGTCACACAGATGAGCTGTGGGGTCTGGACATCCATCCTTCCATGGAGCAGTTTGTGACTTGTGGCCAGGACAAGCAGGTCCACCTATGGGACACCAACTCCCATCAGCCTCTCTGGAGCAAGACCATCGAG GACCCAGGGCGTTGTGCAGGGTTCCACCCCAGTGGAGCTGTGCTGGCAGTGGGGACCATGACAGGAAG gtgGTTGGTGCTGGACGCTGACACCCGAGACCTGGTGTTCATGCACACTGATGGCAACGAGATAATCTCTAATATCAAGTACTCCCCAG ACGGCAACTTCCTAGCCGTAGGTTCCCATGACAACTTTGTTTACATCTATGCCGTGATGGAGAATGGCAAGAAGTACAGCCGCGTGGGGAAATGCACT ggTCACTCCAGTTTTGTCACCCATCTGGATTGGTCCGTCGACAGCCAATACATCGTAACCAACTCAGGAGACTACGAGATCCTATTCT GGGAAGCTTCAAGCGGAAAACATGTGACGAGCATGGACCTAGTTCGTAATGTGGAGTGGGCAACCTCCACTTGTGTTCTAGGCTTCAGTGTCTTTG GCGTTTGGCCTGACGGTGCTGACGGCACGGACATCAACGCCGTGTGCAGGTCACATGACTCCTCCCTGCTGGCCTCTGCTGACGACTTTGGCAAAGTGCACTTGTTCTCCAACCCCTGCTCCCAGCCAAGG GCCCCAAGCCATACCTATGGTGGCCACAGCAGCCATGTGACCAACGTTGCCTTTCTCCACGACGACAGTCACCTGATCTCCACCGGAGGGAAGGACACCAGCATCCTCCAGTGGGTGGTCGCCTAG